Proteins co-encoded in one Halomicroarcula saliterrae genomic window:
- a CDS encoding recombinase family protein, whose translation MPEIGTYARVSTTDQDPQRQLDELREFGKNTYDEPEIHTYADIISGTETQRGEEYQRLRVDIEDGPWTSSLSTNSHVFLDSAPAKSTGSSSSV comes from the coding sequence ATGCCCGAGATCGGCACCTACGCCCGTGTCTCAACGACAGACCAGGACCCACAACGACAGCTCGACGAACTTCGAGAGTTTGGCAAAAACACGTATGACGAGCCAGAGATCCACACCTACGCAGATATCATCAGCGGGACTGAAACACAGCGTGGTGAAGAGTACCAGCGACTCCGTGTAGATATTGAAGACGGACCCTGGACGTCGTCGTTGTCCACGAACTCTCACGTCTTTCTCGACTCGGCGCCGGCGAAATCCACGGGTTCCTCGAGTTCTGTCTGA
- a CDS encoding cation diffusion facilitator family transporter, which translates to MRDETIAMEHDHATENGHEHSVSGGDSISKLGAVAGINLVGFVAELAGGLLFGSVALLSDALHMLFDALAYVMAFAAAAVADRYDRSPEWSYGLHRLEPLAAFLNGALLIPMVIYIVYESYQRFLNPIDIGTGPTLAIAVAGLVINLVSVYVVQGGEMNLNERGAFYHLLGDAGGSVAVIVSVVAIDLTGLRVIDPVVAILIAGIVLWSAGKLLRGSGIIFLHKGPISGEEVETAVLRIDGVEAIEDLHTWQICSELTIATLHLRTAVETLAAADRIRREVHEALADIGVNHATIEFLHSEHDDRLDAHTH; encoded by the coding sequence ATGAGAGACGAGACGATTGCAATGGAACATGATCATGCTACTGAGAATGGTCACGAGCACAGTGTTAGCGGCGGCGATAGCATCAGTAAACTCGGTGCCGTAGCAGGTATCAATCTGGTCGGATTCGTCGCTGAATTAGCTGGTGGGCTCTTGTTTGGTTCCGTCGCATTACTGAGTGACGCGCTGCATATGCTGTTTGACGCGCTGGCGTACGTGATGGCCTTTGCAGCTGCGGCCGTCGCTGACCGGTACGATAGGTCGCCGGAGTGGTCCTATGGGCTGCACCGACTCGAACCGCTCGCCGCGTTTCTGAACGGTGCGCTGTTGATTCCAATGGTAATCTACATCGTCTACGAGTCGTATCAGCGGTTTCTGAACCCGATTGATATTGGAACAGGCCCAACACTCGCAATCGCAGTGGCTGGCCTCGTAATCAATCTCGTGTCGGTCTATGTCGTCCAGGGTGGTGAGATGAATCTCAACGAACGCGGCGCGTTTTATCATCTGCTCGGTGATGCCGGCGGATCGGTCGCTGTTATTGTTTCAGTGGTGGCGATTGACCTCACCGGCCTTCGAGTCATCGACCCCGTTGTCGCTATTCTCATCGCCGGTATCGTTCTCTGGTCGGCTGGGAAACTCTTGCGAGGCAGCGGTATCATCTTCCTTCATAAAGGCCCCATCTCCGGTGAGGAAGTGGAGACAGCTGTCCTCCGTATCGACGGCGTCGAAGCTATCGAAGACCTCCACACGTGGCAGATCTGTAGCGAACTGACAATCGCGACGTTACACCTACGGACGGCAGTCGAGACGCTCGCCGCAGCGGACCGAATTCGCCGAGAGGTCCACGAGGCATTAGCCGATATTGGCGTGAATCACGCCACAATCGAATTCCTGCACAGTGAGCACGACGACCGCCTCGACGCCCACACTCACTGA
- a CDS encoding STAS/SEC14 domain-containing protein, translating into MYELLGATEDNVIALRMHKGTRSGYQEFYELLSEKTIQYGAIHVYEETTDWTVWTFLTHLAGLIPDLRYGSEFAIERYAAVGDNVWARLLYELWKVIRPLWPVAPTEMRYFDVDDRDEALRWVKYGEIV; encoded by the coding sequence ATGTATGAACTCTTGGGGGCAACCGAAGATAATGTCATCGCGCTCCGGATGCACAAGGGAACACGATCAGGGTACCAGGAGTTCTACGAGTTGTTAAGTGAGAAAACCATCCAATACGGGGCGATCCATGTCTACGAGGAGACCACTGACTGGACTGTGTGGACGTTCCTGACACACCTCGCCGGCCTGATTCCTGACCTACGATATGGATCGGAGTTCGCCATCGAGCGATACGCTGCAGTCGGTGACAACGTGTGGGCGAGGCTACTCTATGAATTGTGGAAGGTGATTCGTCCTCTCTGGCCCGTTGCACCGACGGAAATGCGGTATTTCGATGTCGATGACCGCGACGAAGCACTTCGCTGGGTCAAATACGGTGAGATAGTATGA
- a CDS encoding plastocyanin/azurin family copper-binding protein: protein MITEGGEYYFDPIGLFVEPGETVTFEIRGGRHSATAYTEEATSASVTRIPAGADSFDSGTLNAQGATFNHTFETTGTYDYFCIPHKTIGMVGRIVVGEPGGPAQGSMPPDGSVPESQTIVNQGSLSYEDFTG, encoded by the coding sequence ATGATTACTGAGGGCGGTGAGTACTATTTTGACCCAATCGGATTATTCGTCGAGCCTGGTGAGACTGTCACGTTTGAAATCCGGGGTGGCCGTCATTCAGCGACAGCGTACACTGAGGAGGCTACTTCGGCATCGGTAACGCGCATTCCTGCGGGTGCTGACTCTTTCGATAGTGGCACTCTCAATGCGCAAGGGGCCACATTTAATCATACGTTTGAAACAACAGGGACATACGATTATTTCTGTATCCCACACAAAACCATTGGAATGGTTGGCCGCATTGTGGTCGGTGAACCTGGTGGACCGGCTCAGGGGAGTATGCCACCGGACGGTTCTGTCCCAGAGAGTCAAACAATCGTTAATCAGGGCTCGCTATCTTATGAAGACTTCACCGGATGA
- a CDS encoding CPBP family intramembrane glutamic endopeptidase — MVVLGASSVLLVVGIDVSSRPSLRLLLSTVLLQGLTFGGLALVYLKIRGLGFGFVPVSVPNKRDIAVTVVGTIALILLLLSVSGIISILDIESAQNTVVTIGQQNPVVFLILIPLSFLLVGPGEELLFRGLVQGTLAESLHPTRAVILASALFASIHLFSLSGEGKLVYIAIAFILALVLGGAYEYTGNLTVPALMHGAYNALQFAGAYISSTGGF; from the coding sequence ATGGTAGTCCTTGGAGCCTCGTCAGTGCTGCTTGTGGTCGGAATCGATGTCTCATCACGGCCATCGCTACGGCTACTCCTGAGTACAGTTCTACTGCAGGGACTCACCTTTGGCGGCCTTGCACTCGTATATCTCAAAATTCGAGGGCTCGGATTCGGATTCGTCCCCGTTTCGGTACCCAATAAGCGTGATATCGCAGTCACAGTCGTTGGGACAATCGCTCTTATCCTTCTTCTGTTGTCAGTCTCAGGAATAATCTCAATACTGGATATCGAATCAGCGCAGAACACCGTTGTTACCATCGGTCAACAGAACCCAGTCGTGTTTCTCATTCTCATCCCGCTCTCGTTTCTGTTAGTGGGCCCAGGTGAGGAACTGCTGTTCAGAGGACTCGTTCAGGGGACACTCGCAGAGTCACTCCACCCCACAAGAGCAGTGATATTGGCAAGCGCACTGTTCGCATCAATCCACCTCTTCTCGTTGTCGGGCGAGGGGAAACTTGTCTACATAGCCATTGCCTTTATTTTGGCACTGGTCTTGGGTGGCGCATACGAGTACACCGGCAATCTCACCGTCCCAGCCCTGATGCACGGCGCGTACAACGCATTACAGTTCGCAGGTGCATATATTTCTTCGACAGGTGGATTCTGA
- a CDS encoding transcription initiation factor IIB — protein sequence MSDDITTRTSGDREHESQKQEPERDGSAIEACPECGGGIIEDEAHGEQTCESCGLVFEEALVDRGPEWRTFEAGDNSKKSRVGAPTTKLMHDKGLSTKISWQDKDANGAAIAARKRARLQRLRTWDERFRAKDATERNLKQAFGEIDRMASALGIPESVRETAGVLYRRAAEEDLLPGRSIEGMSTAALYAAARQQGMPRPLSAFADVSRVEEIRIQRAYRYLSRELGLTLEPEDPTEYLPQFASALDVSEEAQRVARDILEVATQNAIQSGKSPAGLAAAALYASTHLTNEQLTQETVSNVCHICQTTIRSRYQELLEVYAEHQ from the coding sequence ATGTCTGATGATATCACTACACGGACCAGCGGTGACCGTGAACATGAGTCCCAGAAGCAGGAACCAGAGCGCGATGGCTCTGCCATCGAAGCCTGCCCAGAGTGTGGTGGTGGTATAATTGAAGACGAGGCTCACGGTGAACAGACCTGTGAGAGCTGTGGGTTAGTTTTCGAGGAAGCTCTCGTCGATCGAGGACCAGAGTGGCGAACCTTCGAAGCTGGCGACAACAGCAAAAAGAGTCGTGTAGGCGCTCCGACAACTAAGCTGATGCACGATAAGGGACTGAGTACAAAAATCAGCTGGCAGGACAAAGATGCCAATGGGGCAGCCATAGCTGCTCGGAAGCGGGCACGCTTACAGCGTCTTCGAACGTGGGACGAACGATTTCGGGCCAAGGACGCCACTGAACGGAACCTCAAACAGGCGTTCGGGGAAATCGACCGGATGGCATCCGCATTAGGTATCCCGGAATCTGTTCGTGAAACTGCTGGTGTACTATACCGGCGGGCAGCCGAAGAGGATCTACTCCCGGGGCGGTCAATAGAGGGCATGTCAACAGCAGCGTTGTATGCAGCCGCGCGGCAACAGGGAATGCCCCGTCCCCTTTCAGCGTTTGCTGATGTCAGTCGAGTCGAAGAGATTCGGATCCAACGGGCCTATCGATATCTCTCCCGTGAGCTCGGACTGACACTCGAACCCGAGGATCCTACGGAATACTTGCCTCAGTTCGCTTCTGCACTCGATGTGAGTGAGGAAGCACAGCGAGTGGCTCGCGACATTCTAGAAGTAGCGACTCAAAACGCGATTCAAAGTGGGAAGAGTCCAGCCGGATTAGCGGCCGCAGCATTGTATGCTTCTACCCACCTTACGAACGAGCAGTTAACACAAGAGACTGTGAGTAACGTCTGTCACATCTGCCAGACGACTATCCGGAGTCGCTATCAAGAACTCCTCGAAGTATACGCGGAACATCAATAA
- a CDS encoding winged helix-turn-helix domain-containing protein, translating to MGDNPGSTVDTPPFQAVVDALDDPDCQAILRETVDPMTATELTEACDIPKSTLYRKLDLLSTASLVRERDQINPGGGRVTQYERDFEDITISMTKSGEFSVAVDRDQRTTDERLADIWSKMGDEL from the coding sequence ATGGGTGACAATCCGGGTTCTACCGTCGACACACCCCCTTTTCAGGCTGTTGTTGACGCGTTAGATGACCCAGATTGTCAAGCAATCCTCCGTGAAACAGTTGACCCTATGACTGCAACAGAACTTACCGAAGCGTGTGACATCCCTAAATCAACGTTGTACCGAAAACTGGACCTATTGAGCACGGCATCTCTCGTTCGAGAACGGGATCAAATAAATCCTGGTGGTGGGCGTGTCACGCAGTATGAACGGGACTTCGAGGATATCACCATTTCCATGACCAAGTCTGGTGAGTTCTCCGTCGCTGTTGACAGAGACCAGCGGACGACGGACGAACGGCTTGCAGATATCTGGTCCAAGATGGGTGACGAGCTGTGA
- a CDS encoding DUF7521 family protein, producing the protein MNAVLTAIAAVKLVILLLGGAITYIAFRAYRHTNSPSLRVLGVGFGIITFGAFLSGIANQFFAVSLAVGVLANSVFVAAGLAVIMYSLYIQQ; encoded by the coding sequence GTGAACGCTGTTTTGACCGCAATTGCGGCCGTGAAGTTGGTGATTTTGCTCCTTGGTGGCGCAATTACCTATATTGCGTTTAGGGCTTATCGGCATACTAATTCCCCCTCGTTACGAGTGCTCGGTGTCGGATTCGGAATTATTACCTTCGGAGCGTTTCTCTCGGGTATCGCCAATCAGTTCTTTGCCGTCTCACTTGCAGTCGGCGTGCTCGCAAATAGTGTCTTCGTCGCTGCTGGTCTTGCTGTAATCATGTATTCACTCTACATCCAGCAGTGA
- a CDS encoding heavy metal translocating P-type ATPase — MTSSDENSDESDETDDSHEHDHSHDHFDREHSERDEVSDPSIAHDGSVAQLSVPDMDCPSCAGKVENSVSKVEGIKEIEPQVTTGTLTVTYEADITSTEAITERVEKAGYTVENSDEVTEKFSVPEMDCPSCAEKVTKALDSLDGIATAEPHPTTGKITVTYDSATVTGSDISAAIEGAGYEVTDTTAQQGNKDNSESGDSIWRSRRAIKTWISGVFLAGGLLLEFFLPGENIQVASLLGSDLVLADALFLVAIALGGHEILRNGYYSLRNRNLDIDLLMSIAILGALVASVAFGEGLYFEAATLAFLFSVAELLERYSMDRARNSLQELMDLSPDEAVVKRNGGEETVPVAEITVGDIVVVRPGEKIPMDGTVVDGESAVNQAPITGESVPVDKSEGEEVYAGTINEEGYLEVEVTATASDNTLSRIVEMVEDAQSNKTEREQFVERFSAYYTPAVVAFAILVTIGSPYVLGTTWPTAIVYGLTLLVLACPCAFVISTPVSVVSGITSAAKNGVLIKGGNHLEAMGEVDAVAFDKTGTLTKGELTVTDVIPLNGNSEDDVLRCARGLEQRSEHPIGEAIVAEADGASVAEREISDFESITGKGVRAELDGTDHFAGKPGLFEELEFDLSHVHATTDGGVVTDTAQSLCDRHNCFDLLEETVPELQSEGKTVVLVGTDEELEGLIAVADEVRPAAKQTIARLQDLGVKRTVMLTGDNERTAQAIAEQVGIDEFYAELLPEDKVTAIEKLTDEHDGVAMVGDGVNDAPALATATVGVAMGAAGTDTALETADIALMGDDLGKLPYLYELANDANGVIQQNIWASLGVKAALALAVPFGYVPIWLAVLAGDAGMTTAVTGNAMRLSRIRPPEDSGAETISSGGSHR; from the coding sequence ATGACCTCATCAGACGAGAACAGTGACGAGTCAGATGAAACAGACGACTCGCATGAACACGATCATTCACATGACCATTTTGATCGTGAACATTCAGAGAGAGATGAAGTATCGGATCCTTCGATAGCCCATGATGGAAGTGTGGCACAGCTCTCAGTGCCCGATATGGACTGCCCGTCGTGTGCGGGGAAAGTTGAAAACAGTGTTAGCAAGGTCGAGGGAATCAAAGAAATCGAGCCACAGGTGACGACAGGAACTCTCACAGTAACATACGAGGCCGACATCACGTCGACGGAGGCTATCACCGAGCGCGTCGAGAAAGCTGGCTACACTGTCGAAAACAGCGACGAGGTCACGGAGAAGTTTTCTGTCCCAGAAATGGATTGTCCGTCCTGTGCGGAGAAGGTCACGAAGGCACTGGACAGTCTCGACGGCATTGCAACGGCGGAACCCCACCCGACGACTGGGAAAATCACAGTCACATACGATTCTGCAACCGTGACGGGTTCAGACATCAGTGCCGCCATCGAGGGCGCAGGATACGAAGTTACAGATACGACCGCACAGCAGGGTAACAAAGATAATAGCGAATCTGGTGACAGTATCTGGCGAAGCCGCCGGGCTATCAAGACGTGGATTAGTGGTGTGTTCCTCGCCGGTGGACTCCTGCTGGAATTCTTCCTACCCGGGGAGAATATACAGGTCGCGAGCCTCCTCGGAAGCGACCTGGTGTTAGCTGACGCCCTCTTTCTTGTCGCGATTGCGCTCGGTGGCCACGAAATTCTCCGCAACGGGTATTACTCGTTGCGAAATAGGAACCTCGACATTGATCTGTTGATGTCCATTGCGATCTTGGGTGCCCTGGTGGCAAGTGTTGCATTCGGGGAGGGTCTCTATTTTGAAGCAGCGACGCTTGCGTTCCTCTTCAGCGTGGCCGAACTTCTCGAGCGCTACTCGATGGACCGTGCCCGCAACTCGCTGCAAGAGCTGATGGATCTGTCTCCGGATGAAGCGGTCGTCAAACGCAACGGGGGCGAAGAGACTGTCCCTGTTGCGGAAATAACGGTCGGTGACATCGTCGTCGTTCGGCCAGGAGAGAAGATTCCCATGGATGGCACGGTCGTAGACGGGGAGAGTGCGGTGAATCAGGCACCAATCACTGGCGAGAGTGTTCCAGTGGATAAGAGCGAGGGTGAAGAGGTGTACGCCGGGACAATCAACGAAGAGGGGTATCTCGAAGTGGAAGTCACCGCTACGGCGAGCGATAATACCCTCTCGCGTATCGTCGAGATGGTTGAGGACGCCCAGTCGAACAAAACCGAGCGCGAACAGTTCGTCGAGCGATTCTCCGCGTACTACACACCTGCTGTCGTCGCTTTTGCTATCCTCGTCACGATTGGGAGCCCCTACGTTCTCGGCACGACGTGGCCAACAGCTATCGTCTACGGGCTTACATTGCTCGTACTCGCCTGCCCCTGTGCGTTCGTCATCTCGACGCCAGTCTCGGTCGTCTCGGGCATTACGAGCGCGGCGAAGAACGGCGTGCTGATTAAAGGCGGAAACCATCTCGAGGCAATGGGCGAAGTCGACGCCGTCGCATTCGATAAGACGGGGACACTTACGAAGGGAGAACTCACGGTAACTGATGTCATCCCCCTCAATGGAAATTCCGAGGACGACGTCCTTCGGTGTGCCCGTGGCCTTGAACAACGTAGCGAGCACCCTATCGGAGAAGCAATAGTCGCGGAAGCAGACGGTGCAAGCGTCGCAGAGCGCGAAATCTCGGATTTCGAGAGTATCACCGGTAAGGGGGTTCGGGCAGAGCTTGACGGGACCGATCACTTTGCCGGGAAGCCCGGCCTGTTTGAAGAACTTGAGTTCGATCTGTCACACGTTCACGCGACCACCGATGGGGGCGTGGTTACCGACACAGCCCAGTCACTATGTGACCGGCATAATTGCTTCGATTTGCTGGAAGAGACGGTCCCAGAACTCCAGAGTGAAGGGAAGACTGTGGTGCTTGTCGGGACAGACGAAGAACTAGAAGGGCTCATCGCCGTCGCCGACGAAGTCAGGCCAGCAGCGAAACAGACGATAGCCCGACTCCAAGACCTCGGCGTCAAACGAACAGTGATGCTAACGGGAGATAATGAGCGGACTGCACAGGCTATCGCCGAGCAGGTGGGTATCGACGAGTTTTACGCAGAACTCCTTCCGGAAGATAAGGTCACTGCGATCGAGAAACTCACCGATGAGCACGACGGTGTCGCGATGGTTGGAGATGGTGTAAACGATGCCCCTGCCCTAGCCACCGCTACCGTAGGCGTCGCTATGGGCGCCGCTGGGACGGACACGGCACTGGAGACGGCCGATATCGCACTAATGGGTGATGATCTGGGCAAGCTGCCGTATCTCTACGAACTGGCCAATGACGCTAACGGCGTTATCCAGCAGAACATCTGGGCCAGTCTCGGAGTCAAGGCCGCACTGGCATTGGCAGTACCGTTTGGTTACGTCCCAATTTGGTTGGCAGTGCTCGCCGGCGATGCAGGAATGACGACTGCCGTCACCGGGAATGCAATGCGCCTCTCCAGAATTCGTCCACCAGAAGACAGCGGGGCTGAAACGATTTCCAGCGGAGGTTCACACCGATGA
- a CDS encoding YbhB/YbcL family Raf kinase inhibitor-like protein, which yields MKLTRRRLIQTASASITGLIAGCASRTTDTQRSFSISSPAMENGGTLPARYTCDGAGESPPFEIRNHPDPTAALAITGEYDRGPINEPVFWSIWNIPPERTTIPAGIPRTPTVETLGGAPQGRQRGGEVGYKAPCPPPGQPYEHRFQLYALGEILDIEAGTKHDDAVEAIGSSVLASARLTVTLQRSERTSERTTQPME from the coding sequence ATGAAACTGACTCGACGACGACTGATACAGACGGCCAGCGCCTCAATTACAGGACTGATCGCTGGATGTGCAAGTCGAACAACCGATACGCAACGCTCATTTAGTATCTCGAGTCCTGCCATGGAAAACGGGGGGACACTCCCAGCCCGGTACACGTGTGATGGGGCTGGAGAGTCACCCCCGTTCGAGATACGGAATCACCCGGATCCGACAGCGGCACTGGCGATTACCGGAGAGTACGACCGTGGGCCGATAAATGAGCCAGTGTTCTGGTCGATATGGAATATCCCTCCTGAGCGGACCACGATCCCCGCCGGTATACCGCGGACACCGACTGTAGAGACACTGGGTGGTGCTCCTCAGGGTCGACAGCGTGGCGGTGAAGTAGGATACAAAGCACCGTGTCCACCGCCCGGCCAACCGTACGAGCACCGATTCCAACTCTATGCACTCGGTGAGATATTGGATATCGAGGCGGGCACGAAACATGACGACGCCGTCGAAGCGATCGGTAGTTCTGTCCTTGCCAGTGCTCGACTAACTGTAACTTTGCAGCGGTCCGAGAGGACGTCTGAACGAACGACCCAACCGATGGAATAG
- a CDS encoding arsenic resistance protein has protein sequence MTRLSKQWVQHNQVGIYFVAVLLAIGVGLGLPSASSLLEPFINPVLAVLLYVTFLEIPFVQIRRAFRNARFMAAALGINFVVVPVVVFGLTQFLPQEPVILVGAFMVLLTPCIDYVITFTELAGGDAEQITAATPALMLIQLLLLPLYLWLFMGQQVAEFIEAGPFIEAFVVIIALPLTLAWATEYWADRSERGAQWQNTMGWFPVPMMGATLFVVIASQLPRVQDSIGQIASVVPIYVAFLVIMPLLGRLVAGVLGMGAGESRALVFTSVTRNSLVILPLALALPSGYGLAPAVVVTQTLVELTGMVVLTRVVPAWLVPETPQSAPLV, from the coding sequence ATGACACGACTCTCGAAACAGTGGGTTCAGCACAATCAAGTCGGTATCTACTTCGTTGCCGTCTTACTAGCGATCGGAGTCGGCCTCGGACTTCCAAGCGCGAGCTCTCTCTTGGAACCGTTCATCAATCCCGTGTTGGCTGTCCTGTTGTACGTCACGTTCCTCGAGATACCGTTTGTCCAAATCCGGCGGGCCTTCCGGAACGCCCGGTTCATGGCGGCTGCGCTCGGGATAAACTTCGTGGTCGTGCCGGTCGTCGTATTTGGCCTCACGCAGTTCCTGCCACAGGAGCCGGTGATTCTCGTTGGCGCGTTTATGGTGTTGTTGACGCCGTGTATCGACTACGTCATTACGTTCACCGAACTTGCCGGCGGTGACGCCGAACAGATTACTGCCGCGACTCCGGCGCTGATGCTCATCCAGCTGTTGTTGCTCCCGCTGTATCTCTGGCTGTTCATGGGCCAGCAGGTGGCCGAATTCATCGAGGCAGGGCCGTTCATCGAGGCGTTCGTCGTCATTATCGCGCTGCCGCTGACGCTCGCATGGGCGACTGAATACTGGGCTGACCGGTCCGAGCGCGGCGCTCAGTGGCAGAACACGATGGGCTGGTTTCCGGTTCCGATGATGGGGGCAACACTGTTTGTCGTGATCGCCTCCCAACTGCCGCGCGTCCAGGATTCAATCGGACAGATCGCGTCGGTCGTCCCGATCTATGTTGCGTTTCTGGTCATTATGCCGTTGCTCGGTCGGTTAGTGGCTGGAGTGCTCGGGATGGGAGCTGGCGAGAGCCGGGCCCTCGTGTTCACCTCTGTCACACGGAACTCGCTTGTCATTCTTCCGCTGGCGCTCGCGCTGCCATCGGGCTATGGGCTCGCACCAGCGGTGGTCGTTACTCAGACGCTCGTCGAGCTGACGGGTATGGTGGTCCTCACGCGAGTCGTCCCGGCGTGGTTGGTACCGGAAACCCCCCAATCAGCCCCTTTAGTGTGA
- a CDS encoding helix-turn-helix domain-containing protein, whose protein sequence is MRELVFALEYEPGCNRVADALADHPDARVRSLSLHATAEQLWRVDHASGSPDALDAIEDAFLTSDYYADCLATEDCSATQTTRVLDSTDDTLVLYSDWERTPTCASVPHIARDHLGDGVLFETRHEGRHYTWRLIHSGEGDMAAFFDALKVAVGDCAQMEMLRTAETTASMGGADEKHGVLSPEQEAALQAAVEHGYYESPREVDVGTLAEHLDVPRSTLTYRLRRAEEHLAKQHVAGEQSPEETPATR, encoded by the coding sequence ATGCGCGAACTCGTCTTCGCCCTCGAATACGAGCCGGGGTGTAACAGGGTCGCGGACGCCCTCGCCGACCATCCCGACGCCCGCGTCCGCTCGCTCTCGCTGCACGCTACTGCCGAGCAGCTCTGGCGAGTCGACCACGCCAGCGGCAGCCCGGACGCACTCGACGCCATCGAGGATGCCTTTCTCACCAGCGACTACTACGCCGACTGTTTGGCTACCGAGGATTGCAGTGCAACCCAGACCACCCGCGTCCTCGATAGCACGGACGACACGCTAGTTCTCTACTCCGACTGGGAGCGAACCCCCACCTGCGCGTCCGTCCCCCACATCGCCCGCGACCACCTCGGTGACGGCGTGCTGTTCGAGACTCGTCACGAGGGCCGCCACTACACGTGGCGGCTCATCCACTCCGGAGAGGGCGACATGGCCGCGTTCTTCGACGCCCTCAAAGTCGCCGTCGGAGACTGCGCTCAGATGGAGATGCTCCGAACCGCGGAGACGACGGCGTCGATGGGGGGAGCTGACGAGAAGCATGGCGTCCTGTCGCCGGAGCAGGAGGCTGCACTCCAAGCAGCCGTCGAACACGGGTACTACGAGTCGCCCCGAGAGGTCGATGTCGGCACGTTGGCCGAGCATCTCGACGTGCCGCGGTCGACGCTCACCTACCGACTCCGTCGGGCGGAAGAACACTTGGCGAAGCAGCACGTCGCCGGCGAACAGTCGCCCGAAGAGACCCCGGCAACACGCTGA